In Xyrauchen texanus isolate HMW12.3.18 chromosome 32, RBS_HiC_50CHRs, whole genome shotgun sequence, the following proteins share a genomic window:
- the LOC127626030 gene encoding type-1 angiotensin II receptor-associated protein-like: protein MEIPAINLKAIILVHWLLTVWGCLTSWLPVSYVWGNMSILAVGVWAIAQRDSIDAILMFLIGLAITIMSDIVHFVVYYAPSEALFERTMRDTFRFSAGMAILSLILKPVSCFFVYQMYHERGGDYNVNFGFPTITRNRDAYQSIDQQDQSSGSSANLFVQAENSKPGPRSC from the exons ATGGAAATACCAGCCATAAATCTCAag gCCATCATATTGGTTCATTGGTTACTGACAGTCTG gGGATGTTTGACTTCCTGGCTTCCTGTCTCTTATGTTTGGGGGAACATGAGTATTCTTGCTGTGGGAGTTTGGGCCATAGCACAGAGAGACTCCATAGATGCTATTTTAATG TTCTTGATTGGATTAGCTATCACCATCATGAGTGACATTGTCCATTTTGTGGTGTACTACGCTCCGTCTGAAGCCTTGTTCGAAAGAACCATGCGAGACACGTTCCGCTTTAGTGCGGGCATGGCCATCCTGAGCCTGATCCTCAAACCCGTTTCCTGCTTCTTTGTCTACCAGATGTACCATGAGCGGGGTGGTGACTACAACGTCAACTTTG GTTTCCCAACTATAACTCGAAACAGAGATGCCTACCAGTCCATTGACCAGCAAGATCAGTCGTCTGGCAGCTCTGCCAACCTATTTGTCCAAGCAGAAAACAGCAAGCCTGGACCACGTTCCTGttga